AATTCTTAAGCTAAAGACGCGCATAGCTGTCTTTGATGATGTATTAAAGTGAAAGCTGCGACTCTCGACTCGTTCCAATTGAGACAGTATATCGTAGGCACATGCGGCTCCTGCCTCGGCCCTCGGATACGAAGGGTAAGACTGTCGTTTGGAAAGCAGTTGATTTTACTGAGGCGTGTTCTTGTATGCAAAACAAGTTCCAGAGACTGGAAACCTTCCACAGGTCACATGCGTTGGTGAAGCTTGGTGTCCGTCCTACCTCCATGATGTGAGACAggaaaatttaatgaaaaaagagaaaaaacaaTGACACATAACAGAGGATACAGTAATTTACCTTGCAGGTAGAAGATACCTCCATACAGTTATTGGTCTTATATTCAAATTGCATGGTTCGCTAGTGGCAACAATTCCAACAAGACCAAAGTCTTTTATCTTCAAAAGTATAAACTGACCGGTGATCGTAATACTGTCACAGGATACCTCCATACACAACATGGTTTCTTTGTAGAAACAACACTCGACCAATCGTCATCAACGTATATTATATTCAAAATTAAACTGGACGTCGGGCGATGAAATGAATAGACGAACTACAAAATAAGCCCCGCCCACATTCTTCACAACACTCAAGCTAGAAAGAGCAGCTAGAAAGTGTATGGAGGTATCTTCTACCTGCAAGGTAAATTACTGTATACTCTGTTAAGTGCcatcatttttttctcttttttttcattaatttttcctGTTTCATACCATGGAGGTAGGACGGACACCAAGCTTCACCAACGCCGGCCGTGCACAGGTACTGCGAGCAGGAACTTTTAGTACTGAAGTTGTGAACTTCACGCAAACTCCCATGGTTTTAAGCTTATCTAAGGCGGGGTTTCGGAGTTGGGGATTTTTTTCAGACCGTTTCAGTATTGGTAGTCAATCGCATAAATAACAGATATTTTAGAATATTTCTGAGTATTTAAGTTTCTTCACTGTCGTTTTTTGaatcttttacatttttatcaagCTTAACTGGATTGTATATGGTAGACTTTTATTACCTATAAGCGCGCCATAAAAatgatttcttggtcgacaaaATGACTGTCGaccttcttgttttattttacccTCTAGCATAAAGACAAAATGGTAGGTACCGAGAAACTGAGTTGCATTACGGAAGACAACATAGTAATAAAATGAACTAGTTGCATCTTATATTTAATATTGTCTAGTAGAAATCATGGCTGCAAGTACGTCAACAAGTATGTTTTCGAGTGGTCCCCTAGAAGGAATGTTTACAGAGGAAGAGATATTCACAGACGAATACAAAGAGATAGCATCACGGGACTATCCATTTGAAAACCTCGTCATGGAAGGTGGCGGGGCAAAGGGTATCGCCTACGCAGGAGTATTGAAGGTAATAATAGTTACAATGTGTAACAGACCATTACCGTAAAATAAATGGCATGTCTTCGTAAAATGCCATATCTTCTTTACGGCAACTGCAGAGCGTTACCTGTTGTGCAAGAGTGGGAAAAATAATTCTGGTTCATGAGACGGTTAGAGATGGTGTACGATCTTTCTATAAATGTGTTGGATGCACACGATATATTACTTTCAATAAGACACACTTGTCTTTAAGTTAGCTAAATGAAGGTGCGTGTTAATTAATATGATTAGTAATCTATGTTCTCTAATAGCATGGAGAAATATAGAGTCAACTAAAGtaaaataattaatgaattatttCAATTGATTTTCATGATAAAAATGCTAATACAAAAAGGAGGAATATATTGCACACAGGGAGCAGGGAGCTGAAACGAAATAACAGGAAAGAAAGAATACTATTAACATACCTCTAATCACAATTGTATTCAAAAGATTGATATGAACTCTTCTTAATTCCTGTAAAAAACAGGTACTAGAGAAAGTCGGAATCTGGCAAAAATTGAAACGTTATGGAGGTGCTAGTGCCGGTGCTATTGTTTCGTGTTTACTGGCAGTGGGATATAGCCCTGATGAGATCTCCACTATCATCTACAATCAAAACATGGAGGAGTTAGCAGTTGGTAAGACTTTGATGACCGTTTAGATGAATAGTAAATGCAAGACCATATTTTCTACTACAACATTGGTTAAACACGTAAAAAGAATACCTCTTTTTTAACAGAGCTTATATAACTCTGTGGGCGATTCTAGAACATTTTCGCTTGAACTCACAAActgtgttgtctgtctgtctgtctgtctgtctgtctgtctgtctgtctgtctgtctgtctgtctgtctgtctgtctgtctgtctgtctgtctgtttgtctgtctgtctgtctgtctgtctgtctgtctgtgactgGCCTGTCTAAATGACGTATTAAAGTGACACAGTCTGTACATAACTGGTGTTCATTTTCAGCTTCAGTCAGTgtataaaacacacatacacaacacgCATTTAAACCTAATAAAGATCAAATCGCCGTCGATGCACCATAAAATGATAAGATTATGTTATTGTTTGAGTAAACACTACGATGTTCTTTAACTGAGGATAGTGGTTTtcgattttttttatcttgaaaCTTGAGGTGAGTCCTACCACTTGCTAGACACTGTACGACACGTGATGAGAGGTATATATGctaaaatattaaagaaaagtGATCCTCGAGAACAATCAAAGTTACGTGCTGTTCCCTGCTTTTAACTGACTCTCAATAATTTACCAAACACCACTTGCATTTCCCTATTCTTCTGTGCCAATACGCTTTCATATAATTTCCTTATGCAAAATGATATGCTGTCGTgagattttgaaatttgaatgacAAGACTTGGAAAAGTATATTAAAGTCGTCCAAGAATTGTCATCACTTTACACTACGTcacaataattttatttgtaaatatataatttaaaaatctgaaacatttcattttttcttcgTAAATCTTTTGCAGACAACCCTACAAAGTTGGGtgaatatattcatttcatacCACATCTTAAAAAATTGTGTTCACATTATGGATGGAATTCTGGAAATAAATTATATGACTGGCTTGGTAAGGTGATAGAAACCAAAACAGGAAAGAAGGATTTGACCTTTCGAGAGGTAACTACTACTTTTTTTGAacttgtgtatattatatgttgttGATCTTTTCTCTGTATCTGCATGTATTAGTCTTCTTGTTCAACGAAAATATGTATATGGCTTACCAATAAAAAACAGAATGATGAAAACGCTAGATACTACACAGGGATATAATGAGAGTTACGAGGCGAACGGTGTATCTTGTGGAATTACACAATAGGAGGTGACTGACGAGTATGTTTCAACGATGGTGGCGCTGTTACATTTAGTGGGATTGAGGTATACAAACTTAAAACGTGTAAATGGACGTCCATtcatcatttgaaaataaatgcaaaacatacatttagagATAACCTATCAAATGTGTCTTTCAGTTGTATATGGACCATGGTAGAGAATTATGTGTTATAGTCACCAACGTGAGTTTGTTGACCGAAGAGTATTATCACGTGAAAACCACACCACATGAATCTATACGACATGCAGTTAGAATGTCTATGTCTATACCAGGTGAgatttgacaatattttacccataaATCTCTCTGATTTGTGCTGTCGGGCTTATCCTTGAAATGAGACATATCTCACCTGTATACTAGagttttgtgaaaacatttaTAACATTTTCGAAGAATTGCCACGCGCGAGTTTCTGACTAACCATATTTATCGGTTCAGATATCAAAgttttattgtagaaggagatagaaattttgataaatttgccAACAGACTTTCTTGAAAGACGTACGGAATATTTGCAAGAAAACTATGgtaaatatatgcatatattatgaCTTGACCAAATATATCTGAGAAACGAAATAAATTTACACGTCAAGACTTCTTATACAGACTGACTACAAAGTTGGTGATACTTCAtaattaaaaatgtaatttattctAATGGAAATTTTGGAATTTTCTTTTGATTGCTAAACTTAATTCAGGTACATATTACTTAAACATAATTGTTTTGCTTAAAATGTCAAGAAATATGGGTTGTTGAGGAAGTCATGAAATAAGGAACCCCAGTACGCAAATCGGAGAGAGTTATGATACGATACTAGTATTAggctttgacctttgacactttGTCcgatatttgtttatttactatgGGAGtagataatgtacaatatataagcAACCTTAGTTAGATAAATGATACCACATATGACTTGTTTGAATTCATTAGACCATCACAAtaccagaaaatacttgtgtaGTTTGGAGACTGGTAATAAAAAAGTAACGACAATAGTTATTAAAAAGTGTGTGGGATTTCTCCTCTTTTCTATTTTTCAACATCGTAAACCACAGTCCTCTATACGGCCGTCCGATACGTACCCGCCAAGAGGTTCAGATGGTTGCTTCAcaaatatgtgctctggcttgcgagaatggtatttctttgatttttttaaattttgtttgtttgttagttagttagttagttagttagttagttagttagttagttagttagttagttagttagttagttagttagttagttagttagttagttagttagttagttagttagttagttagttagttagttagttagttagttagttagttagttagtttgtttgtttgtttgtttgtttgttttgtttgtcataaACGACATCTCCGAATGTTAAAAGGGGCTATTGGTGACAAAACAGtgtaacaatagtgttgctGTACTATCCATAGTAAATTAAAGTACACGCGCgctgtgttttcattttttcagtgttttttgaaGCTGTGAAAAGTCAATCTGGAGAGCATCAAGATTTGTTTGTGGATGGTGGAGTGTTGGATAACTACCCTATTAAATGTTACGATGGTGAGATACTTGACCTCTAAAGTTTATTTTCCTTACGGAGTGTTATAATCCATGCCTGTTTCTCCCTCTCTTTTTTACGTTCTATAAAACTGTTTTAGTTGAATTTTCAAAGCTCTCAGATTTGCTGTATTAAGTCCTTAATGAGAACTGCCCAGTACGTccgcgtctgtctgtctgtctgtctgtctgtctgtctgtctgtctgtctgtctgtctgtctgtctgtctgtctgtctgtctgtctgtctgtctgtctgtctgtccgtccgtccgtccgtccgtccgtccgtccgtccgtccgtccgtccgtccgtctgtctgtctgtctgtctgtctgtctgtctgtctgtctgtgttcagCTCAGCATCACCCCGGAGTGGCTACAGAAATGTTCTTTGTATGTGTCCGTGTATACGTCCATCTATATTCAGCCTTTATCAAATCTGACCTAATGACGTCATGTCTGTTTGaaacatatatttaaatttgatgtTCGATTAGAAAAAAGCCTTACATTTCTCGCCTGCCTCAGTACATTGTGTGGTTTCAGACAATTGCAATGACAAATGCTATAAGCAgcagtatttattttttacatctaCATGACTTtgtgtatgttgttttgaatttCTCGTGTATTAGGTTGGTGGTTGTCAATGGAGATTAAAGATAACTTCATTGCAAAATTGGATTTGTCTGACCTAGACAAGATAGCACTACGTCATGATAGATTTGGTAGATACAACGAAAAAACTCTGGGTGTTGTACTGGTGAGATTGTTCAATTATAGCCTCACTCACACTTATGATAACTTTGATTTAACCAGATAGTGCCAGATGCAAAACAGTATATATTGGATTCGTACTTGTATATCCTACTTGTAGAGTTACATTTTTACCAATTAATAGTGTAAAATAACATGACCTTTAATTTTGAAGTAAGTAGATTTTCTAGGGAACGTCGCCTATAATTTGTGCGGCCCATATTAGTACGTTTGAAATTAGTAAAGTGATTGAGATAAAAGAAATTGTAGGGTATCCATAGCAACGAACGGGAAAGTGTTGTCTTACTCATAAACCTTACTCGTCACTCAGTAAAACCGGATGctcatcatatatatatagtaaatgtacatataaatgaCAACCTGTTAGTAAATGACTATATCAACGAAGCCAAGTTCAACCTAGCAAGATGAGGGATACTTGTAACAAAACTAATATTTGCGGTGTGGTATTCTACAGTTTAGGTAATGTACATGCAATATTTAAGCGAGGTCTTTAGTTTGAGTAAAATATGTTGTCAAGTACATCAAACATTCTCATTTGTAcgatttctttatatttcaaattcttCAGTGTGCTCCATGCGCAGAGGGTGTGTACGACCAACGGTTGGTTGCACGTGATAAGGACCCAACTCCTAGACCTGACACGCCATTGGCAAGGTAATTATCTGGGTTTCCTCGTGTGTACAAAAGAAAATACAGATGGGGAACACGGAACGACATGTTTCTTGTTTGTACTTAGGCgaaaacaattattgtgtgtttcAGATAACacggcctcagaaaatagggtagataGGTCGggattttgtctttttaattgtttttatttttgataaatattgcttcgacccaagaCCAAATGAAATGTCggtcaaaatactgtaataatttgatgaaatatgtacaggtaTCACTAGGGAAAGAAACAAACGTGTATGAAGGTaaagaagacaaagaatgtcttatttttgtttgttttaattgtttAAAAAATGCGACTTAAGCGAGGGTCCGTTGGGTTATCggaaatacacattttatatattttgccTTATAATGCAATACCTCTTCCCTCTGACGTCACATCTCAACTGAGTATTGAAACAGTCTCACCGTTTTCTGCACAAGACATGCAAGAAACGTGTGTATATCTGATGGACTATATATACATTACGGTTACCTTACATTCTGAGATGAAACCAATTTCTGGGTTCATCAAATGAAGCAAAGTCCACCTTTGAATCTTATTGTTATCGTGGCGGCCCAATATTTGAGTGACGAAGAGTTTCAGCGTTGTAAGAAATGACCAGTGTGCTGTCACATTTATTGTACTTTTTTGTAGAAAACAGAATGAAAAAGATAAACGGTCTAGATTTCCAAGTGATAAAAAAGAAGAGGAAATTCTGAAGGCATTCAGTGTGTTGATGAAGATACTAAAGAACTGTTCTCTAGATCGGTCTCTGGCCATTGCTAAAGATGATCTCAAGAAAGCTTTGACAGACGTACGTTAATTTACAAGTTTAGCGAACAAATGAGCTTTAGTATTGTTGTATACTTCTTACTATTCTGATCGCTGGCAGAATTGTAATCAGGAATGAAATCAAACTGTCCTGATAACGGAGAGAGAAATGTATACACAAAGTTGACAAAATGATAGAATGTAGACGTCCAGTTTGCATATTTGAGAATTTGccaaaataatcaaaaatagttaacacaaaataaatgtcaatctataatattatatatacataataattaatAGCGTATTTGCAGTAGATGCGCCTCATCAGTAAATCAAGTTGCAATGTTAAGTCTGATTAAAGAGAGGACAGATacctatatttatatttacgtATTGAGGTACGTATTTCTCTGATTGTTCTTGCATTTCATGTAtccatattttacatttatttcaactgAATACCCGGTTTCGATGAAAGGCTGCCAAAGATGGAACATTAAGCACTGAACAAGGCAGACTCATTTTTGGACCGAACTGGGATCCGTCGTCTGCGGTGAAAGAACTGGACTTCGATAAAGATGGCAAGGTAGGCTTCTTACTCTGGTTGGTGTTGACTATTGAAAACTACCTATAGCTGAATAAGGTGATCTGACCAGTGTTGTTTCTAGTCAACTGACAGCAAAGTAAAAGTGACAGTAAAGTATCTTTTGGTTATCTGAAAGTTCAAAGAGCAAGTCTCCTCACTATCATGCTTATGGTTTTGTGTCGCAAATCACGTCGCTGTTATGTTTGTAAGCAATAGATAAAGCATTCTACAAAAAGGTGAAATAATCATAGTTgttggggagagagagagagagagagagagagagagagagagagagagagagagagagagagagagagagagagagagagagagagagagagagagagagagagagagagagagagagagagagagtagcAATTTGATGTGTCACTGGCATTCTCTTACAGATAACTTTCGACAGGTTAGTGAAATTTGCAGAAGAACGAGGACTTGCAGCCAAGAGCCGATTCGTTGGTCACGCTCGTGCAGACATTGGAAACTTCCGTGAATTTCTTGAGACATTCATGAACACTCTGACGGTCAACATTCAAAGACTCTATTTCAAGGTAATCTATTGCCTTTAACAATTCAACGCACTGttatttgatgtattttacTAAAGACTAGTCACATGACTTGAGTGACGTCATGGGCATGGAATTCAGTATGTGATTGGTCAGGTAGGTCGCAATTCAAATCGATGTATGAAATAAAagagaaataaaagaaataaaatctAAGGTAAAATGCACTACAGAAATAAAACATCTGAAACTTTTGCCTTTTCTTGAATTCAAGTAAACTCAAACAAAGTAGAACTATGTGGGGGTTATCAAGCATTTCAATAGAGaagaaaatgattataaaatgtattaatattatatttcaaaatgtccTCCAAACACTGAAATTGCTATAcagaaaaatattatatttacaagGCTGTAAAATGCCAGATTTTTGAATGATTCGTGCGTATTGGTCCCCAAGGACAGTCAAGCTGGATTTCCATTGGTCCCCAAGGACAGTCAAGGTGGACTTCCATTGGTCCCCAAGGACAGTCAAGGTGGACTTCCATTGGTCCCCAAGGACAGTCAAGGTGGACTTCCATTGGTCCCCAAGGACAGTGAAAATAAGAGATGTACCCCAACCAAGGCAATAGGCAGACTTCCATTTTGAATCTCGATTCTTAAAGGTTGTAATATAGATCTCCATGTATTTTCTTAACAAATCGCTGTTGTCCTTTTGGTCATTGTACACTGCATACATTAAAACACAACAATATGTATCTTTGCTTTCCAGAATAATGATCTCAAGCGCACAATCGCAGTTAATATCGATTACATTGGAACTTTGGATTTTGACATGGAGGCCGCTGACAAGAAATTCGCCATAGCGgtaattattaattatatatactttattactAGTTTGTCACGGTGGAGTTTATTAAGTATCTGTTGGTTTGACAAAAATACAACCTGAGTCACAACAAAGAGATTTgagtttgttttcaaaatcagCATCCATTAGGCATAATTTCTggaaatatgaataatttgaatTATCTCTCAACAGCAAGGAACGAAAGCAGCATGTGGTTTTCTGAAGGAGTACCTGGAAAAGAAAGATGAGGCAACCTAGGCAGAAAAGGATATTTCGTATACAAACACAAA
This region of Glandiceps talaboti chromosome 4, keGlaTala1.1, whole genome shotgun sequence genomic DNA includes:
- the LOC144434412 gene encoding uncharacterized protein LOC144434412, with amino-acid sequence MAASTSTSMFSSGPLEGMFTEEEIFTDEYKEIASRDYPFENLVMEGGGAKGIAYAGVLKVLEKVGIWQKLKRYGGASAGAIVSCLLAVGYSPDEISTIIYNQNMEELAVDNPTKLGEYIHFIPHLKKLCSHYGWNSGNKLYDWLGKVIETKTGKKDLTFRELYMDHGRELCVIVTNVSLLTEEYYHVKTTPHESIRHAVRMSMSIPVFFEAVKSQSGEHQDLFVDGGVLDNYPIKCYDGWWLSMEIKDNFIAKLDLSDLDKIALRHDRFGRYNEKTLGVVLCAPCAEGVYDQRLVARDKDPTPRPDTPLARKQNEKDKRSRFPSDKKEEEILKAFSVLMKILKNCSLDRSLAIAKDDLKKALTDAAKDGTLSTEQGRLIFGPNWDPSSAVKELDFDKDGKITFDRLVKFAEERGLAAKSRFVGHARADIGNFREFLETFMNTLTVNIQRLYFKNNDLKRTIAVNIDYIGTLDFDMEAADKKFAIAQGTKAACGFLKEYLEKKDEAT